From one Comamonas piscis genomic stretch:
- a CDS encoding response regulator transcription factor, producing the protein MSLIPKKGTVYVVDDDEAVRDSLQWLLEGKDYRVRCFDSAESFLARYDAREVACLIVDIRMGGMSGLELQDRLIENKSPLPIVFITGHGDVPMAVDTMKKGAMDFIQKPFDEAQLDTLVERMLEQARDAFAGHQQAASRDALLAKLTGRESQVLERIVAGRLNKQIADDLGISIKTVEAHRANIMEKLGANTVADLLKIALGSNAAAKAT; encoded by the coding sequence ATGAGCTTGATCCCCAAAAAGGGCACGGTCTACGTAGTCGATGACGATGAAGCAGTTCGTGACTCGCTTCAATGGTTGCTGGAGGGCAAGGATTACCGCGTTCGCTGCTTCGATTCGGCCGAATCCTTCTTGGCGCGCTACGACGCCCGCGAAGTGGCTTGCCTGATCGTTGACATCCGCATGGGCGGCATGAGCGGCCTGGAGCTGCAGGACCGCCTGATCGAAAACAAGTCGCCGCTCCCCATCGTCTTCATCACCGGCCACGGCGATGTGCCGATGGCGGTGGACACGATGAAAAAAGGCGCGATGGATTTCATCCAGAAGCCTTTTGATGAAGCCCAGCTCGATACCTTGGTCGAGCGCATGCTGGAGCAGGCACGCGATGCCTTCGCCGGCCACCAGCAAGCCGCCAGCCGCGATGCTCTGCTGGCCAAGCTCACCGGACGCGAGTCGCAAGTGCTTGAACGCATTGTGGCCGGCCGCCTGAACAAGCAGATCGCCGATGACCTGGGCATCAGCATCAAGACGGTGGAAGCGCACCGCGCCAACATCATGGAAAAGCTCGGCGCCAATACCGTGGCAGATCTGCTCAAGATTGCCCTGGGCTCAAATGCAGCAGCCAAGGCAACGTGA
- the folD gene encoding bifunctional methylenetetrahydrofolate dehydrogenase/methenyltetrahydrofolate cyclohydrolase FolD yields MTAQLIDGKALSQQLRADVKARADQLKAKGIVPGLAVVLVGDNQASQVYVRNKVKSCEECGFHSVLEKYDANMTEAELLARVEALNNDPSIHGILVQLPLPKHIDDHKVIEAISPSKDVDGFHVASAGALMVGEVGFKACTPYGCMKMLESIGMKDLRGKHAVVIGRSNIVGKPMAMMLLAANATVTITHSGTADLAAMTRQADIIVAAVGKLNVLTADMVKPGAVVIDVGMNRNAEGKLCGDVDFDGVKEVAGYITPVPGGVGPMTITMLMVNTLESAERA; encoded by the coding sequence ATGACTGCTCAATTGATCGATGGCAAGGCCCTCTCCCAGCAACTGCGTGCCGATGTCAAGGCGCGGGCCGACCAGCTCAAGGCCAAGGGCATCGTCCCGGGCCTGGCCGTCGTTCTGGTGGGCGACAACCAGGCGAGCCAAGTGTATGTGCGCAACAAGGTCAAGTCCTGCGAAGAGTGCGGCTTCCATTCGGTGCTGGAAAAGTACGATGCCAACATGACCGAGGCCGAGCTGCTGGCCCGTGTGGAAGCGCTCAACAACGATCCGAGCATCCACGGCATCCTGGTGCAGCTGCCGCTGCCCAAGCACATCGACGACCACAAGGTCATCGAGGCCATCTCGCCCAGCAAGGATGTGGATGGTTTCCATGTGGCCAGCGCCGGTGCGCTGATGGTGGGCGAAGTGGGCTTCAAGGCCTGCACGCCCTACGGCTGCATGAAGATGCTCGAATCGATCGGCATGAAGGACCTGCGCGGCAAGCACGCGGTGGTCATCGGCCGCTCCAACATCGTCGGCAAGCCCATGGCCATGATGTTGCTGGCCGCGAACGCCACCGTCACCATCACCCACAGCGGTACCGCTGACCTGGCTGCGATGACCCGCCAGGCGGACATCATCGTGGCCGCCGTGGGAAAGCTCAATGTGCTGACCGCCGACATGGTCAAGCCCGGTGCTGTGGTGATTGATGTGGGCATGAACCGCAATGCCGAAGGCAAGCTCTGCGGCGACGTGGATTTTGACGGCGTCAAGGAAGTCGCCGGCTACATCACCCCGGTGCCCGGCGGCGTGGGCCCGATGACCATCACCATGCTGATGGTCAACACCCTGGAGTCGGCCGAGCGCGCCTGA